The following are encoded in a window of Mannheimia varigena genomic DNA:
- a CDS encoding AzlC family ABC transporter permease, whose product MKNSWKEALKLTTPIFMGYFAAGVAYGMLATNAGMPAWFTIVMSFTVISGTAQYAAIPFFVSGAGAISVFLSTLLMSLRFSFYTLNMIEHKPKSRFKGLVSIAGLTDEGFAVLSTLSKEQRESFIFKVAVLCVTYWTFSTIVGVLLGDSVANYIPHLDFALPCLFAILAYEQYKNQKQWKPVVIALIGFLLALQITETSVLLVAILIAIVIVTFLPKSFTKTEHKGAENEHQ is encoded by the coding sequence ATGAAAAATAGTTGGAAGGAAGCGCTTAAATTGACTACCCCCATCTTTATGGGATACTTTGCTGCTGGTGTTGCTTACGGAATGCTGGCAACTAATGCAGGCATGCCTGCTTGGTTTACGATTGTGATGAGTTTCACCGTGATTTCAGGTACAGCGCAATATGCTGCGATTCCCTTTTTTGTTTCAGGGGCGGGAGCAATTTCTGTTTTTCTCAGTACGCTTTTAATGAGCTTGCGCTTTAGCTTTTATACCCTCAATATGATAGAACATAAGCCTAAATCACGTTTCAAAGGGCTTGTTTCAATTGCTGGTTTAACTGACGAAGGGTTTGCGGTTTTATCAACTTTATCAAAAGAGCAGCGTGAGTCATTTATCTTTAAAGTGGCAGTGTTGTGTGTTACTTATTGGACTTTCTCAACAATTGTAGGTGTGTTATTGGGGGATTCGGTGGCAAATTACATTCCTCATTTAGATTTTGCATTACCTTGCTTATTTGCAATTCTTGCCTATGAGCAGTATAAAAATCAAAAACAGTGGAAGCCTGTTGTGATCGCTTTGATTGGCTTCCTACTCGCTCTCCAAATCACTGAAACTAGCGTGTTATTAGTGGCTATTTTAATTGCGATAGTGATTGTTACTTTTTTACCGAAATCTTTTACAAAAACAGAGCACAAAGGAGCAGAGAATGAACACCAATGA
- a CDS encoding TfoX/Sxy family protein: MADTEFVHFLLDQLSSISGLRAKKMFGTYCLFYNDKIVAIISKDYRIFVKTKIETLPLFLAENAEQFSYFAKGKVQKMHYWSIPELAIEESDELIKWIRLGLQAV; the protein is encoded by the coding sequence ATGGCTGATACGGAATTTGTTCATTTTTTGTTAGATCAACTCTCGTCTATTTCAGGCTTGCGAGCGAAAAAAATGTTTGGTACATATTGCTTGTTTTATAACGATAAAATTGTGGCAATTATCAGCAAAGATTATCGTATTTTTGTAAAAACCAAAATAGAAACTTTACCCCTTTTCTTGGCAGAAAATGCAGAGCAATTTAGCTATTTTGCGAAAGGAAAAGTGCAAAAAATGCACTATTGGTCTATACCTGAGTTAGCGATCGAAGAATCTGATGAGCTGATAAAATGGATTAGGCTCGGCTTGCAAGCGGTCTAA
- a CDS encoding patatin-like phospholipase family protein, producing MKVGLVLEGGGLRGIFTAGVLDVFLDENIHIDGAIGVSAGALFGVNFPSKQKGRALRYNKKYAKDKRYMGLHSLFTTGNIVNRDFAYYELPTTLDPFDQKTFEESGMDFWVTVTNVETGEPEYIKITNAFEQMEAFRATSSMPIVSKIVEIDGKKYLDGGVSDSIPVQKFIEMGYDKIIVVLTRPLEYRKNPSSMWLFKCFYKKYPKLVERWKNRYSEYNQAVEQVIQLNEKQQIFVIRPSKTLKISRLEKDVNKIQAMYDLGVEDARNALTGLKAYLAK from the coding sequence ATGAAAGTTGGATTAGTGCTGGAAGGTGGTGGTTTGCGGGGTATTTTCACCGCAGGTGTATTAGACGTATTTTTAGATGAAAATATTCATATAGACGGTGCAATCGGGGTTTCTGCTGGGGCATTGTTTGGAGTGAATTTCCCATCTAAACAAAAAGGCAGAGCATTACGCTATAACAAAAAATATGCAAAAGACAAGCGTTATATGGGACTTCACAGCTTGTTCACTACGGGTAATATTGTAAACCGTGATTTCGCCTATTATGAACTACCTACCACTCTTGACCCATTCGATCAAAAAACCTTTGAAGAATCTGGTATGGATTTTTGGGTAACGGTAACCAATGTGGAAACAGGCGAGCCTGAATATATTAAAATCACCAATGCTTTTGAGCAGATGGAGGCTTTCCGAGCGACATCATCAATGCCCATTGTGTCAAAAATTGTGGAAATTGACGGTAAAAAATATTTAGATGGCGGTGTTTCAGATAGTATTCCTGTACAGAAATTTATTGAGATGGGTTACGATAAGATTATTGTCGTACTTACTCGCCCGCTTGAATATCGCAAGAACCCCAGCTCAATGTGGTTGTTTAAGTGCTTCTATAAAAAATACCCGAAATTAGTCGAGCGTTGGAAAAATCGTTATTCAGAATATAATCAAGCTGTTGAACAGGTTATTCAACTTAACGAAAAGCAACAAATTTTCGTTATTCGCCCAAGCAAGACGCTTAAAATCAGTCGCTTAGAAAAAGACGTGAATAAAATACAGGCGATGTACGATTTAGGTGTGGAAGATGCGAGAAATGCCTTAACTGGACTAAAAGCTTATTTGGCAAAATAG
- the metK gene encoding methionine adenosyltransferase — protein sequence MAINLFTSESVSEGHPDKIADQISDAVLDEILKQDPKARVACETYVKTGMALVGGEITTSAWVDIENLTRQVICDIGYTHSDMGFDAHSCAVLNAIGKQSPDINQGVDRADPLEQGAGDQGIMFGYATNETDVLMPAPITYAHRLMEQQAKVRKSGKLDWLRPDAKSQLTFAYENNKIIGIDAVVLSTQHAEHISQKDLIEGVMEEIIKPVLPSEWLSQNTKYFINPTGRFVIGGPMGDCGLTGRKIIVDTYGGAARHGGGAFSGKDPSKVDRSAAYAARYVAKNIVAAGLAERCEIQLSYAIGVAEPTSIMVETFGTGKVSNETLVKLIYQNFDLRPYGLIKMLDLIKPIYRETAAYGHFGREHFPWEKTDKAEALRSGASL from the coding sequence ATGGCAATTAATTTATTTACTTCTGAGTCCGTTTCAGAAGGGCATCCGGATAAAATTGCAGACCAAATTTCAGATGCAGTATTAGATGAAATCTTAAAACAAGACCCGAAAGCACGTGTGGCTTGTGAAACTTACGTTAAAACAGGTATGGCGTTAGTAGGTGGTGAAATCACGACTTCTGCTTGGGTTGATATTGAAAACTTAACTCGCCAAGTGATTTGCGACATCGGTTACACCCATTCTGATATGGGCTTTGATGCTCACTCTTGTGCGGTGTTAAACGCTATCGGTAAACAATCACCAGACATCAACCAAGGCGTGGACAGAGCTGATCCATTAGAGCAAGGTGCAGGCGACCAAGGGATTATGTTTGGCTACGCAACCAACGAAACCGATGTGTTAATGCCGGCTCCAATCACTTACGCACACCGCTTAATGGAACAGCAAGCGAAAGTACGCAAATCAGGCAAATTAGATTGGTTACGCCCAGATGCGAAAAGCCAATTAACTTTTGCTTATGAAAACAACAAAATTATTGGTATTGATGCAGTAGTGCTTTCTACCCAACACGCTGAACATATTTCACAAAAAGATTTGATTGAGGGCGTGATGGAAGAGATCATCAAGCCAGTGCTACCAAGCGAATGGTTAAGCCAAAATACCAAATATTTCATTAACCCAACCGGTCGTTTCGTAATTGGCGGACCAATGGGTGACTGTGGTTTAACCGGTCGTAAAATTATTGTGGATACCTACGGCGGTGCTGCACGCCACGGTGGCGGTGCGTTCTCAGGTAAAGATCCATCAAAAGTAGACCGTTCAGCCGCATACGCTGCCCGTTATGTTGCGAAAAATATCGTAGCGGCGGGTTTAGCAGAACGTTGTGAAATCCAACTTTCTTACGCTATCGGTGTGGCTGAGCCAACCTCAATTATGGTAGAGACATTCGGAACAGGCAAAGTTAGCAACGAAACATTAGTGAAATTAATCTACCAAAACTTCGATTTACGCCCTTACGGTTTAATCAAAATGTTAGATTTAATCAAACCAATCTACCGTGAAACCGCAGCTTACGGTCACTTTGGTCGTGAGCATTTCCCTTGGGAAAAAACAGATAAAGCAGAAGCATTAAGATCCGGTGCTAGTCTATAA
- a CDS encoding NAD(P)/FAD-dependent oxidoreductase produces the protein METIVIVGGGAGGLELATYLGNKLGRKQKAKVILIDRNATHLWKPLLHEVATGTLDEGTDALSYRAHAKNHGFEFQQGTLVAVDREQKSVSLAPIYNDKNQLLVKERNISYDKLVIAIGSKSNDFNTKGVTEHCVFLDGSEQAKDFQKRMMELFLRFSHSENKDVKIAIVGGGATGIELSAELYHIVRNLNSYGFGKLNRASLKVTLIEAGPRLIPALPEKISISAFHELKKAGVDVRLGTQIVEAREDGLMTRLGEKIEADIMVWAAGVKAPEMTNEFGFETNRLNQIEIKDTLQTTVDDSVFVIGDCAALIQDGKPIPPRAQAAHQMATQCGKNIVALIHGKEMKPFKFNDKGSLLSFSKFGTVGNLMGNLMSGDMFIEGKIARLAYLSLYRMHQVALHGYVKTGLILLVGQINRFLRPIMKLH, from the coding sequence ATGGAAACTATTGTAATTGTCGGCGGAGGAGCTGGTGGCTTAGAGCTTGCAACCTACCTCGGTAATAAATTAGGTCGAAAACAAAAAGCGAAGGTTATTTTAATTGACCGCAACGCAACTCATTTATGGAAGCCATTATTGCACGAAGTGGCAACTGGCACACTTGATGAAGGGACTGATGCACTCAGTTATCGTGCTCACGCTAAAAATCACGGTTTTGAGTTTCAACAAGGCACCCTTGTTGCGGTAGATAGAGAACAGAAATCTGTATCACTTGCGCCTATCTATAACGATAAAAATCAATTATTAGTTAAAGAACGTAACATTAGCTATGACAAATTAGTTATTGCAATCGGTAGTAAATCAAATGATTTTAATACAAAAGGGGTTACAGAGCATTGTGTTTTCTTAGACGGTTCAGAACAAGCAAAAGATTTCCAAAAACGAATGATGGAGCTATTCTTACGTTTTTCTCATAGCGAAAACAAAGATGTAAAAATTGCGATTGTAGGTGGAGGAGCAACAGGTATTGAACTTTCTGCGGAGCTTTATCATATTGTGAGAAACTTAAATTCTTATGGCTTTGGTAAATTAAACCGTGCCAGTCTAAAAGTTACTTTAATTGAAGCAGGTCCTCGTTTAATTCCTGCTTTGCCAGAAAAAATTTCTATTTCTGCTTTCCATGAATTGAAAAAAGCAGGCGTAGATGTGCGTTTAGGCACACAAATTGTTGAAGCCCGTGAAGATGGTTTAATGACCCGTTTAGGGGAGAAAATTGAAGCTGATATTATGGTGTGGGCTGCGGGTGTAAAAGCACCTGAAATGACGAATGAATTTGGCTTTGAAACAAATCGTTTAAACCAAATTGAAATTAAAGATACTTTACAGACAACCGTGGATGATTCTGTTTTTGTAATTGGGGATTGTGCAGCATTAATACAAGATGGAAAACCAATTCCTCCTCGAGCACAAGCAGCTCATCAAATGGCAACACAATGTGGTAAGAATATTGTTGCTTTAATTCATGGTAAAGAGATGAAGCCATTTAAATTTAATGATAAAGGCTCATTACTTTCTTTCTCTAAGTTTGGCACGGTGGGGAATTTAATGGGGAATTTGATGAGTGGTGACATGTTTATTGAAGGTAAAATTGCACGACTTGCTTATCTTTCGCTTTATCGAATGCATCAAGTTGCATTACATGGTTATGTGAAAACAGGGTTAATTTTATTAGTCGGTCAGATTAACCGATTCCTGCGACCAATTATGAAATTACATTAA
- a CDS encoding ribonuclease T2 family protein: protein MKQKKLFSIIVAAVLAAIFLFFIFSDKKDQPNITQPSSQSSSLGDYDVKMKNDRLKQNIVGTDYYTLALSWSPAFCQKQRRNNNGKIPQHLKYQCDGEKKFGWVIHGLWPQSENARRIEDHPRYCQGDLPRVEEDTIKKYLPESPGATLLQGEWEKHGACAFNQAEAYFAKQKSLFNELTLPDVDMPKSELFKWVRANNPQLKGVYLGGGKDELYICYDKSWQPMDCPR from the coding sequence ATGAAACAGAAAAAACTATTCTCTATTATTGTCGCTGCTGTATTAGCAGCTATTTTTCTATTTTTTATTTTTTCAGATAAAAAAGATCAGCCGAATATAACACAGCCAAGCTCTCAATCTTCTTCGTTGGGCGATTATGATGTGAAGATGAAAAATGATCGCTTAAAGCAAAATATTGTGGGAACTGATTATTACACTTTAGCTCTTTCGTGGTCTCCAGCGTTTTGTCAAAAGCAGAGACGGAATAATAACGGCAAAATTCCGCAACATTTGAAATATCAGTGTGATGGGGAGAAAAAATTTGGTTGGGTAATTCACGGCTTATGGCCACAGAGTGAAAATGCCCGTCGCATTGAAGATCACCCTCGTTATTGTCAAGGGGATTTGCCAAGAGTAGAAGAAGACACTATCAAAAAATATTTACCAGAATCGCCAGGAGCGACCTTGTTACAAGGTGAGTGGGAAAAACACGGGGCTTGTGCGTTTAATCAAGCTGAGGCTTATTTTGCTAAGCAAAAATCACTTTTTAATGAACTGACATTGCCTGATGTTGATATGCCAAAATCTGAGCTATTTAAATGGGTAAGAGCGAATAATCCGCAGCTTAAAGGTGTTTATTTAGGCGGTGGAAAGGATGAGCTTTATATCTGTTATGATAAATCTTGGCAGCCGATGGATTGTCCACGCTGA
- a CDS encoding ABC transporter substrate-binding protein — translation MKELKVTKLLISSLLFATSLFTTTDAKAEGRLTIYCTVQNNVCEDMTKQFSQKYNVDAQFIHGGTGTILGKLKAESSNPQADIWYGGTIEPHFQAGDLGLLEAYRSPLQAEILPQFKSLVESEPGKFTSIAYMLVLGLGINTEKLAKLGIEAPQKWEDLLDPRLKSEVQIPDPRSSGTTYTFITTLSTLWGEDKTFDYLKKLDNNISQYVKSTLVTSNLSRGESAVTVGFVHGYATEKEKGAPVEAIIPEGKVGYALGGVSIIKNARNLDNAKLFMDWVLSKETQEIPWKKHGVYQTPTNVNAEVAPQSIKANTLEFVEIDYKKAGSSEEGKRLIDKWLAEIKLAK, via the coding sequence TTGAAGGAATTGAAAGTGACAAAATTATTAATCTCTAGCTTATTATTTGCAACGAGCTTATTTACTACAACAGATGCAAAAGCAGAAGGGCGTTTAACTATTTACTGCACAGTACAAAACAATGTTTGTGAAGATATGACTAAACAGTTTTCACAAAAATACAATGTAGATGCCCAATTTATTCACGGTGGTACAGGCACAATTTTAGGAAAATTAAAAGCAGAATCTTCCAACCCACAAGCGGATATTTGGTATGGTGGAACAATTGAGCCCCACTTCCAAGCGGGCGATTTAGGCTTATTAGAGGCATACCGCTCTCCATTGCAAGCTGAAATTTTACCGCAATTTAAATCATTAGTAGAAAGCGAACCGGGCAAATTTACCTCTATCGCTTATATGCTAGTGCTGGGTTTAGGAATAAATACAGAAAAGCTAGCCAAACTAGGCATTGAGGCACCCCAAAAATGGGAAGATTTATTAGATCCTCGTTTAAAAAGTGAAGTGCAAATACCAGATCCTCGTAGTTCAGGTACAACTTATACATTTATCACTACGCTTTCTACTCTTTGGGGGGAAGACAAAACCTTTGATTACTTGAAAAAGCTAGATAACAATATTTCACAATATGTGAAAAGCACGTTGGTAACCTCAAATCTCTCTCGCGGTGAAAGTGCAGTTACTGTTGGTTTTGTCCACGGCTATGCAACCGAGAAAGAAAAAGGTGCGCCTGTTGAGGCAATAATCCCAGAAGGTAAAGTAGGCTATGCACTCGGTGGGGTAAGCATTATCAAAAATGCCCGTAACCTAGACAATGCAAAGCTCTTTATGGATTGGGTACTTTCTAAAGAAACCCAAGAAATTCCTTGGAAAAAACACGGTGTTTACCAAACCCCAACTAATGTAAACGCAGAAGTTGCACCACAATCGATCAAAGCTAATACACTTGAATTTGTAGAAATTGATTACAAAAAGGCTGGCTCAAGCGAAGAAGGTAAACGTTTAATTGATAAGTGGTTAGCAGAAATTAAACTAGCAAAATAA
- a CDS encoding AzlD domain-containing protein has translation MNTNDILIMFVALVLGTQLCRFLPEFLPQKVLSSPILQKLNKMLPLVIMLLLLFTSLTFPKSGEGFNLLFAQLFALICVIGSYIWLKNTFLSVILGILGVNLFLSFLS, from the coding sequence ATGAACACCAATGATATTTTAATTATGTTTGTTGCCCTTGTTCTTGGCACGCAGCTTTGTCGTTTTTTACCCGAATTTCTTCCCCAAAAGGTGCTATCTTCTCCCATTTTGCAAAAATTAAATAAAATGCTACCGCTTGTGATTATGCTTTTGCTACTTTTTACAAGTCTGACATTTCCGAAAAGTGGAGAAGGGTTCAATCTATTATTTGCTCAGCTTTTTGCGTTGATTTGTGTAATAGGTAGCTATATTTGGCTAAAGAACACTTTTTTAAGTGTGATATTAGGGATTTTAGGTGTGAATCTGTTTTTGTCGTTTTTAAGTTAA
- a CDS encoding SprT family zinc-dependent metalloprotease, producing MSDFRQLKMQVQRQLKRDLDRANSYFNKTFFPPAVNYNVRGVKAGVAYLERNEVRFNPVLLQENGLKFISQVVPHELAHILVYQHFGRVRSHGKEWKMMMETVFGVPAEIYHCFDTQNVQQQFTYQCSCQTHQLSIRRHNAVMRDKRSYICRLCKTPLHFVE from the coding sequence ATGTCTGATTTTCGCCAACTTAAAATGCAGGTCCAACGCCAGCTAAAGCGTGATTTAGACCGTGCAAATAGTTATTTTAACAAAACTTTTTTTCCACCAGCAGTGAATTATAATGTGCGCGGAGTAAAAGCCGGTGTTGCTTATTTAGAACGCAATGAAGTACGGTTCAATCCTGTGTTATTACAAGAAAACGGGCTGAAATTTATCAGCCAAGTTGTGCCACACGAGCTTGCTCATATTTTGGTTTATCAACACTTTGGGCGAGTTCGATCACATGGCAAAGAGTGGAAAATGATGATGGAAACTGTGTTTGGTGTGCCAGCAGAAATTTATCACTGTTTTGATACACAAAATGTGCAACAACAATTTACTTACCAATGCAGTTGCCAAACCCATCAACTCTCTATCCGCAGACACAATGCCGTAATGCGCGATAAACGAAGCTATATTTGTCGTTTATGTAAAACGCCACTTCATTTTGTGGAGTAA
- a CDS encoding NCS2 family permease yields MSLFKFEERGSNVRQEVIAGLTTFLAMVYSVIVVPGMLSQAGFPAESVFIATCLVSGLGSILIGLWANAPMAIGCAISLTAFTAFSLVLGQQVSVPVALGAIFLMGVVFTIISATGIRTWILRNLPSSIAHGAGIGIGLFLLIIAATNVKLVVNSGMDIPVKLGDFTSFPVLMSLIGLAAIIGLEKLKIKGSILWVIIAITIVGLIFDPNVKYAGFFKMPSFGENSLFLSLDIMGALNTAILPVVFALVMTAIFDATGTIRAVAGQANLLDKDGQIINGDKALTSDSFGSILSGLFGTAPAAVYIESAAGTAVGGKTGLTAVVVGIGFLFMLFFQPLAFLVPSYATAPALMYVGLLMLSNVSRLDFSDFVGAMAGLVCAVFIVLTANIVTGIMLGFATLVIGRLISGEVKKLNLGTVIIAIILLAFYAFDLAI; encoded by the coding sequence ATGTCCTTGTTTAAATTTGAAGAACGTGGTTCAAACGTTCGTCAAGAAGTGATCGCAGGTTTAACCACTTTTCTCGCAATGGTGTATTCCGTTATTGTCGTGCCGGGAATGTTAAGCCAAGCAGGTTTCCCTGCTGAATCCGTATTTATTGCTACCTGTTTAGTTTCGGGTTTAGGTTCAATTTTAATTGGCTTATGGGCAAACGCACCAATGGCGATTGGTTGTGCAATTTCTCTAACTGCTTTTACCGCCTTTAGCTTAGTGCTGGGGCAACAAGTTTCTGTTCCTGTTGCTCTAGGGGCAATTTTCTTAATGGGCGTAGTGTTTACCATTATTTCTGCAACAGGTATCCGCACTTGGATTTTGCGTAATTTACCAAGCAGCATTGCACACGGTGCCGGTATCGGTATCGGTTTATTCCTACTCATTATTGCAGCAACCAACGTAAAATTAGTCGTAAACAGCGGTATGGATATCCCGGTAAAATTAGGCGATTTTACCTCATTCCCCGTATTAATGTCTTTAATTGGTTTAGCTGCTATTATCGGATTAGAAAAGCTGAAAATAAAAGGCAGTATTTTATGGGTAATCATTGCAATTACCATTGTTGGGCTAATTTTTGATCCGAACGTAAAATACGCAGGCTTTTTCAAAATGCCAAGCTTTGGAGAAAATTCACTGTTTTTAAGTCTTGATATTATGGGGGCATTAAATACCGCCATTTTACCTGTCGTATTTGCGTTAGTGATGACCGCAATTTTTGATGCCACAGGCACAATTCGTGCTGTAGCAGGTCAGGCTAATTTATTAGATAAAGACGGGCAAATCATCAACGGTGATAAAGCCTTAACTTCTGACTCTTTTGGGTCAATTTTATCAGGCTTATTCGGTACAGCCCCAGCAGCGGTTTATATTGAATCAGCAGCAGGTACAGCGGTTGGCGGTAAAACAGGTTTAACAGCAGTAGTTGTTGGTATAGGCTTCTTATTCATGTTGTTCTTCCAACCCCTTGCATTCTTAGTACCAAGTTATGCTACTGCTCCAGCGTTAATGTATGTTGGTTTATTAATGTTGAGCAATGTTTCAAGATTAGATTTTAGCGATTTCGTTGGTGCAATGGCCGGTCTTGTATGTGCGGTATTTATCGTACTAACCGCAAACATCGTCACAGGTATTATGCTAGGTTTTGCAACACTCGTTATCGGTCGATTAATTTCAGGCGAAGTAAAAAAACTAAACCTCGGTACCGTAATTATTGCGATTATTCTACTCGCATTTTATGCGTTTGATTTAGCCATCTAA